A window of Miscanthus floridulus cultivar M001 chromosome 12, ASM1932011v1, whole genome shotgun sequence genomic DNA:
agcagcgtccggtcaattagaccagagcgtccggtcagcccgtgttatgcctagtgaaggggtataatgactctattttatgggggcttctatttaagtcccatggccggctgtagcttacaacctttggccattttcaaaaACGATTAAAAGACGGTGTCTAGGACTtagggggggagtccccccttctagcccctgagggaggttcggttctatagaggcagagttgtgtcttgttcgagccccgcagTGGGCACCCCTACAGAGGCAGGGCCGAGTccccttatggtgttatcataACGCTGAGCCCCACGATGGGctcagggggtttctcgaaaaattagaacaactaaagaatgcttctttattGAATTTCGAGAAACAAAGTATACAATGCTtgaaaatttaagggtagaagcgacgtagctattctatgttccaaacgttggtgaggatttcgcccttctcattggccagcttgtaggtcccgggctttagcacttcgGCGACGATGTACGACCCTTcacatggcggggtcagcttgtgacggcccttattgctctgcctcagtctcagcgcCAGatcacccaccttcaggtctcagcTCCGAATGCGCTAGGCTTGATagtgtcgtagggcttgctggtacttggccgagtgtagcagcgtaacgtctcgggcttcctctagttggtcgagggcatcctcgcgggtagtgcggttgctctgctcgttgtaggcctaaagcctcagggaaccatactccaagtcagtggggaggatggccttggctccatagaccaggaaaaacggtgtgaacctcgtggctcggctcggagtgttccttaggctccagatgaccaacGGGAGTTCGACAAGcaatttcttgccaaatttcttcaatcgattgtatattcttggcttgaggccttgtaggattatgctgttggcacgttctacttggccgtttgtcctgggGTGTCCTACAGCCGACtaggccacacagatgtggtggttGTCGCAGAATGTCAGAAACTTATGGCCGGTGAATTGCGTCCCattatcggtgatgatggtgtttggaaccctgaacctatggatgatatcagtgaagaatagcaccgcttgctcggatttgattcgagtgatcggatgagccttgatccacttagagaacttgtcgattgctaccagcaaatgagtatagcccccgggggccttctgtagaggcccaaccatgtctagcccccatacagtgaatggccatgtaatggggatggtctggagggcttgggccgggaggtgcgtctgccacacatagtactggcatccctcgcaagagcatactagcttggtggcatcagcaaccgtcgttggccaatagaacccttggcggaaggccttttcgacgagcgtccgaggcgctgcatggtgcccgtaggcccccATGTGCAAGTCCTAAAGTAGggcctggcctgcctcggtggtatgcatcgttggaggacagcAGATGGGCTTCGCTTGTACAACTCGccattgctgaggacgtaagttttgacTCATCGCGCAAGtcgtcgggcttcggtcctgtctgcgggaagctctcctcaaacgaggcaatcaaggaacgagactcgccagtccgtgccttggttggcctcgggaggctccgtgCTGACTTCCATGGCCTTGAGCTCGGCCATGGGGGTCTCGGTGACAGAGGGAACCTCGGGCCCTTCGGTGGGCTCGACCAGTGGGCCCTTTGCTATCGCTGAGGcatagtcaatggaaggcttgtggaggtctctagcgaagatgtttggggggcccggggcccgtgccgacgccatctttgctagttcatccgtggcctcattgaattttcacgcaatgtggttgagttcgagatcaGTAATTGGCCAGCCATAGctcagggttggtctcaccgctgtactttgcgaggttggccggttgccgaaaccgggccggGAAGTGAGCGTCGCGGATGGCCTTGCTAAAGACTTGAGGAccaggtggcctaggagaaggattgtggtcctcctcactgtcatagcgaccgcctcggtgtgggtggtatccTCGGGCGGGTccatcgttgtcgtggcgtcgtcacctgctaaccacatcgtggtcgccttgcgccttgcgttggtcaccgaggtggtcgtgcaccgagggggccctattggccattggtgcccgagcaggctcggaATGGatcgaggcctctctatcctgctGAAGCGATGCCATGGGAAGTTTTGAGGCGCCTTCACGCCAtcgagaggcggaacttttggcctgttgtaccgtggcggtctcgaggaggtcccggagctcgccgtgggCCCATCGCCCCTCTAaggtagagggctcaggcattgTTCGGAGCAGCATCGCTGCTGccgcgatgttctagctagcacGATGGAAGATAGGGGGTTGATCGTCCCCTTCGTCATTGTTGATGCGATGGTTGACGTCATGAGCCCTCCGTCGGGCTGCTCCATCATCACcacgaccccgctgctcttgctcgagagtgtctcggagctgctacagaaggagtcggtcttgttcgaccttggcctgaagctcacggagctgctccaggtccggaCGTCGAAGTTCTTTGGGGGCAACATTCTCGATCTGCGCTGCCCGAGGCTCGACACGTGGAGGTGCGACGACGCCCACCCCCTCGGGGGGTGGGGAGCGAGAAcctgccccttcatcctcattgcccatgcttggcatcccgagcttgacatggaagcactcacgagtggggtcgtaagtgccttcatcatcggagttagagtagccgaagcagtagtcgctcgcgacCAGGAAGCGGCGCATAGCTTCAGGGCCACAAAGTCCGGAGAAGTCCACTCTGGCCCACGccttgtcctcctccgaggagtcagcgtgggtgtgagtTAAGGTTGTGGCATCGtggtcgagggcgaagcgttggtggcatCCTGAGGCCTCcgtgtgagcggaagcgtaggcggaagcataggcggcggcattactcaacccgaaggggtacgaggATGGCGCCATCGTTGGGCTTCACTCCACtagagtcgactcctcaggaggtggcaaggcagagcttgatgacggggcgtcgctGCGTGCCATCAgcatctttcccttgcccaggcttaagctagataggtccccaaccagggactctataCCAGCAGCCGGTTATGGGATGCCGGTGGAGCGCGGTGCATCGCCCTGAGCTTGCGCGGTGTTGGGGTGGTCCCGCCCATGccgtgcttggcgagcgcgacAAGAGCGACGGCCTAGGCGCCGCCTATGCCTAGGCTACTGGGGCatgatgtcgtcgtcggtcggtggggctctggatgtgaggagtaccatatcatactcatgtcctagagacatgaactctaggctcccaaaccagatcactgtgccgagacgcagtggtcgcacggggtctgccatctggaacttgttgggatAACGAACCTGACACGCAGTatgatcccctacctggcgcgccaactatcggtgttttagaccagtgagccctcaaccaactagtaaaagtgtactgcgtgcccctaatcccggatggtgatgcaaagagacacaaggtttatactagttcagacaataggtgccctacgtctaatctgagagagcgatcttgtattccttgcaccgaggtgctcatagtaggggtttacaagctgggcgagagagggagctagtcctaggtctctgcgtggagcggcgtgggttgtttgagatgttgatctcttgcagcgaGGGAGCGTGCGTATTACAGAGTGTTGCGCGTTGCTTGCGCGTGTGTGTCTATCTGAGCGATGTCTACATGTGTGCGTGCCTCTGTGTTTCGTCTATCTCGTGAGTCCGTCTATGTTTCGTGAGTTCCTCTTTCTCTATAAGCGGCCCtgatcactcccttttatagtcgaagggaggcacgggggcggtACACGGATTTGCTACATGGCGTTcgtgagcagaggcggtatgtccaagccctatagcttgtcactgtggcggcatggtcgatggagcggtcttgtcctcggtgtactggagcgacacgccggtcacgcccgatcctgtgcgacgtgggagctcctgtgatggcttgacgcagggtATGACACATACTCTGAACGACGTGTCGGTCGCTGTAcgttgacaacatagagagccgaggcctagttggtgccgaggctgaaccattgtggggggctcggtgggcgcgagtcccgaggctatagggaccccaaagcggatagccgaggctcgaagggagcagttggtctttgtacgttgattccaaggctacagggacccggacttgactctccacgccgcgtCGTCCTtagagcaggtggggttaggcagcacagtgccgcaTAGGTgttagtcgtgggcacagtgctgagCACAGCGGCTGGTAATCCCTTCCCCGTTCCGTCTCGGAcggcatggcgttgatgcgactcccatctcgtcgatcactccgctgtgtcgagccgtcgtttggctgacgtcgtgggagtggttggtcgcgttagttggacgtgatgttCTATTAGGGAAAtcagtcgaggcggaggcgacggggttgtcgcCGAGCCGGCCTCAAGCGAGGAGGAGAATCGacacctcgttcgaggccttacatgcggggcctcgagcgagacagagaattggtaccccgtccgaggccttacgtgcggggcctcgagcgagacggagaatcggtaccccgtccgaggccttatggtttcattttgggccgagcccgcttcgggtgggCCCAGATTTTATTCAAGGTGGGCCGAGCGACCCAgctgagcctcggataaggtgggagtttgccggtggttgtctcttggcttcgatttttacagggtctaagcgattttttggtttttgcttaggggacccctttttatggtacccgacactctGGTATGGGAGTGTTGGCAGAGACATGTATCAATCCCAATCAAGTGCAATCATGTTGCGTTGTTAACTGGTGTATTAGCTAAAGTAATATGTTTTGTTTGATTCCTTGAGGGGTTTTATCTCTTTTAACTCAATATTAACTAACAACGCATCTTGTTTCATCCTATACTTTTCAACAACACTAACGTCAAAGCAATAGGAAAATATAAGGGCCCGTTTGGATaagtggaattgaattcattttaataattataatttagacatagattaattaagctaatatagttatatctggaatatatttgtatatttattgttggACATATAAGGGACATCCTTATATGTTGTATTTCTATTGTAGGAAAGTGAGTTGAAGAATGTGTTATAAGTAGGAGAATAGAATTATAGCATAGCGATCTATAGAATCCATTTCCATCTCCCacgctatgaatttgagatagacttatttatgagcttgaaaatgttatagaatgtcaaattccaagccaaataatCTAATCCATTATGTAAATTTCAATTCCTCTAAAATAAAAGAATCCAAACGGTCCCTAAATGTTTTTTCATAGCTCGAGAAAAGCTAAAGTTCATATACACACTTGTTCCTACCAAACTCAAAATAACATGGGAAACTTATAAAGTAAAACAAGTTAAAACAAACCtaacaaaaatacaaaattatataaaacatgtaaTTGAAAAGAAATATAAGCAAATGATATTGTCGTCATCGGTTGTCCTCTCTAACAGTCATGTCACGTTTAACATAAAAACAAGTAATAAGGTTATCTATTAAAATCACACTACAAACATACCAAGTGGTGTGAATTTCAATTTTTTAGCCAAATAAGAGGTTTCACCGCGCGTGTCGGCATATGAGAGAGTCATGGGTTGTTCCTCGCTCTATTTTTTTTTGCGTGAGGAGAGAGAAGCATGTCCCGTGTTGGTCACCAGCGTCTCCGTCTCCGCTTCATCTTCCAAGTAGCCATTAaagatatatttttttatttcttaCCCTGTCCGTATATGGTAGTTTTGTACACTTTCTATGATAAAACTTATTTCCTGTTATCGTAAATAATTTTTAAACAAATGATTTATATTTGTTTGTTTTTAGCTTATTCGCTAACTCGTTCTCTACCAAACCACTAATGAATTTGGCGTGCACCAAAAACAACTTCCTCAAACATTGAACACTCCCAACTCGATCATCAATACATAAATGATTATAACACAAGTTTGATTACTATTGGATTTATTTAGAAACCACGTATTATACTGGTCGATGTGTACTTAAAAGAATGCAATCGTAGAATAATGCAATGTTAAAGCTTATCAAgcttgatcaaatttatataaaaaatagtaATATTTATCATGCTAAGTAGGCATTATTAGATTCATCGTGAAACATATTTGTACAGTATCGTTATTGGGTGACGTGGATTTCAATTTGTCAGCCAAAAAGCCTGCTTCCGAAATCCGAAAAACCACCCGGGCAAGGCACAGCAAATCAAGTTCGGCCTTCGGCGCAGGGAGCCGAACGGCCGGAGCCCCGGCCCCCGGACCGTTCACCGTTGAGGAGAGCAGAGCCGAGAGCACGTTCCGATTCCGCTCAGAAATCTCCACTCCAATCTCCCTCGCCTCTCTGCCCTCCTCACCATTTCGCCATGCTGCCGTCGCACCTCAACGGCCACTCCGCCCTAGGGCGGCCCCGCCCGcgcctctccgccgccgccgccgcctcaggaGATTCCGCGGCAGCGGGGGTAGGGGCGGCGGCTCCGCTGGAGGAGCACGACCGCATCTACTTCCAGTCCTACTCCCACCTCGGCATCCACGAGGCTATGATCAAGGTAAGCCGCTGCGCATATGCTCGCATCCGCAGCTGCGTACCCTAAACCCCTCCTAAACCCTAAGTAGCGCAGCCTGTCGACTTCGTTGGCGCCGCGTTTTGAGTCCGAGCAGTGATTCGATGAAATGGCGTCTGTTGACGTTTTTCTTTTGGCAGGACCGCGTCAGGACTGATGCTTACCACACAGCGATCATGCGCCACCAGAAATTTATCGAGGGGAAGGTAAAAACTGCTAGCCAAATTGAGGATGTACTAAGTGTTTCACTTTTTTTTCAGAGATCTGAATTTAGTGACGGGTTCTGACATTTTGCAGGTTGCGCTGGATGTGGGGTGTGGGACTGGAATACTCTCTGTGTTCTGTGCTCGTGCTGGTGCAAAGCGAGTAAGCTATGGGAATGTTTTGCGGCAACAGCTGCTCATTTTAGAAGCATAGTGTTTTTCTTGGAGCACTTTGGTAGTTATTGACTTCTGGTTGCTTAGGTAATGTAATACACAATTGACATCACACTCTGTATCAGTTGAAGGAACATAGCAGTCAACATTCCAAATTCCATTGTACAGCCTACAACTACAATGTACTAGGACCCAAATGTAGGTTACACTTAGTTTTGCTTGCAAATTTGCAGCTTAATTCAATTGAATGTTCTAACTGAAAGCACTAAAAGTTGTAAAATGCGGCTTATATTTTGTTTGTGCTATTGGAAAGGTAGAAACGGTTTAAGTGTATGTGTCCTGTTCCTTTTAAGCATACATTAGTTCTGTTTTTCTGTTTGTCCCTGATGATAGTGGCAGGAATCTGGGATAACTGAAAATATTGATAAGAGTTGTATCTAGCAATGATTTGTTTTCACTAACCTATTAATTCTGCACATTAGCATTGATTTTGCCCCCTCCCTATTTGTATACTCTTTCAGGTGTATGCTATTGAAGCTAGTGAAATTGCTGTCCAGGTAATATGTCACTTCTGAATATATGCTCTAATGTTAACTTGTATGCTTTATTTCTTTTTCTCTATTGTGGATGTCTATAATTTATGTTTGTACTGTTCTCATTGTGGTATCCAATTTGGTTAGTTATCCAATATGTGAACATAGTTTCAGTTGACACATACGGGTGTGTTTGGTTACTTGGCTTCCTTCTACCCTGGCTAGGAAATAAGCAGCTAGCCTGAGCCTGCCTCCAGCAAGCCAACATGGACTTTTTTGGTTGCCTACACTATCTAAGCTTGGCTAGCatctagttgtgtttggttggctggtttggcTTGGATAGAGTCACCTCTTCTTTGGGCAGGGAACTTCACCCCCTTTGAGGCAATTTGTCGAACACGTGGTGAGCTCCACCTCTCCACCAAGTGAGCTAGCTACTCTAGTGAAGTGAAGCTAGCTGCCAGCCTCGAGCTTGAGCAGAGCAGAGCTTGCTCACTCTTTTTGTACTAGCACACAGCAGCTGCGAGAACAGAGGTTCAAGAAGAGGAAAAGGAAGCTCTTCTTTGGTGGTGCTCGTTTGCTTGAGCCGGTCATCCATGGACGCCTACGAGGCCACCAAGACGGACTCTGCTCCTCTCCTCGTCCGCCCCAATCGAGCATCTTGACGCCGGGATAGAGTAGCGTGATGGAAGCTCTGCTCCTCCTCCGCCCatggccggggacgcgagcaccGGGGACCCGAGCTGAGGATGTGAGGACGCGAGTGCCGGgtctggtggtggtggcgggggctgGTGCCCGTGCCGATGCTGGCGGAGCTCCGTCACGCCGGCCTCTGCTCCGTCGAGCTGGCGTCCATGGCAGGTGGTGAGGACGCCATGGCTGCAGCGCGCGACGAAGATTCTGTTCTGGCTGCGGCGCTCGATGAACAGGAGTGGACCGTGCGGGGCGTCCATGGCTGCGGCGCGCGGTGAGGAGCCAAAACAGGTGCCGTGTGGGGGCGCCTGGCTCTGGCTGCGGCGCCGTGGCAGGGCCGGGCGTGTGCGGCCCAGGTGCGGAGGCGCGACGTCGAGGCAGTGGCGCGGAGGAGCAGCAGGAGGACCGCCGTCGTCCTCCTCGAGTCGACCGCGGAGATAGGAGGAGCAGACTGGGGGCGCGGAGAAGGAGCGGCGAGGCCGAGCTAGCGTCCATGGCGGGAGGCGACGGCGGTGAGGAGGGGGCTGGGGCGGGGTCTGCCCGGCCGACCTGGCGTCCATGGCGGGTGGGGCGGGCGGTGAGGAGCAAGGGCGGTGAGGAGACGCACGGGCGAGGCCTGGCCAAGCCAGGCTCCATAAAAACGCCTGCCCCTCACGTTCTTTGTTGGCCAGGCTAGGGCCGTACGGATGGCCCCCCGAAGTCAGGCTCCCGCACATCTACAGCCAACCAAACAAGCTCATCTTGGCTCCAGGAAACCAGGCTAGGAGTTAGCCAcctaactaaacacaccctaCATGTTTGGAAAGTTACATACTTGGTAGTAGCATTTAGTTAAATTTGTCAAGAGGTCCTTGAATGATCATTTACCAGTTCATATAATCAAGCACGTATATGGGAGTTGAGAGCATGGGTATGAATAACATATTGATCATTGCATATAGTATGACACCTTTTGGAGGTATTTTCTGCATCTGATATTTTGCCTGCTTGGTGTTAAGTTGTTTGTTGTTAATATGTCTAAAATGGCCCAATTTAAGGTGGTTGTTCTAGAAATGCAATATCATTTCCATATTAAAAAATGATTAAATTCCTATGCAGGCTCGTGAAATTGTAAAAGCAAACAACCTAACTGATCAGGTTGTGGTCATCCATGGACGTGTTGAGGTGAGGTTACCATTTTATGTTTATTCTCAATTACTGCTGATTGCATTCTTCAATATGTGATGTCGTGTTGGTAACTTGGCATTGTTGTTTTTTCATGTTTAGAACAAGTTTTTTTTATTACGTTTAATTGTTCTTATCTGCATTTGGAGTGAGCATATTGCTTTTTCATGCTTAGAACAAGCTTTTCTATTCTGTATATTGGTATGGCATAATCTCTTCTTCATTAATACCACTATTGTATAAATGCATTTAGTTTTTTTATTCCATACACTTTTGCTCTTCTTCATTAATACCACTATTGTATAAATGCATTTATGTTTTTTATTCcatacacttttgcttttgatcTGCATTATATTTTCGTTGCTGTTGAACTGGCAGTGTAGGATGTCGACCTTGAGGAGAAGGTTGATGTGATAATATCAGAATGGATGGGCTATATGCTTCTCTATGAGGTTTATATTTCAATGCTGTTTCTTTTCATTGCATTTCAATGTTCTCTTACTTTTATCGGTTCTAAATTCTTCTGTTTTTTTTCCCTGTAGAGTATGCTGCCAAGCGTCCTATTTGCAAGAGATAAATGGCTTAAGCCTGGGGGTCTTATTCTTCCTTCTCATGCTACGGTATAATTAGCACTCAAAAAATGTTACACTGCTTTTACAGGATGTACCTCATCTATTTGCTTGTACAAGTCATTTACTAATTTTTAGTTTACATAGGCAGAAGTAATATCTCTGATAACTCTAAATACTAAATGTTTCAAATATAAGGGCCATATCATGTGGTGTGAGCCATTAATGGTTTCTGGCTCAAAATCTTGATTTACCATTTTATGGAATGAGAACCAATGGTTTATGATATATCATTGTCCAAAGCTGAATACTTGTCCATGATCCTTTCCCAtagctcttcatggctcccataACAAATCCCGAGAGATACGAAGGCAGTGTTGATTTCTGGCATGATGTCTATGGCATAAACAGTAAGCTACTGCCCTATCTATTCTAGAGTTTCAGTATGCATTGTGGGTGCTGTCAGATACTCAGATCTTGTATGGTGGCTTCTGATGCTATATTTTGATCATAAACCTTTTCTGCTGCAGTGTCTGCTCTTGTGCCACTTGCCAAAAAGTTTACATCTGAGGAACCTTCCATTGAAACAATTGGCGGAGAGAACGTTATAAGTTGGCCAGCTGTGGTGAGTCTTGGGAAAGCTTTTCTGAATCATAAAATGTCGAGCAATAATCATATTTACTCATTACAGCCTTTTGTGATTGAACTCTAATTGCATTTGTCCCGTTCTGTATGCCCTGGGGTGCACACTGTGTACAGTTCAAGCACATCGATTGCTATAATTTTACAGCTGAGGAATTCAAATCTATCACCACGAAATACAAAGTTTCGTCAATGATGTTAGGTGAATTCTGTGACTTCAATCATAATCTCTATCCTGTCTTCTGAATTTGCTATGTTAACTTCTCTGTATTATAGTATGATACTATCTGTTTTTTTTCAAGGACTGTGATATGTTACCTAATGCTGAGTGGCATGAATCCTTGTAATACATGGCATCTTTTCTATTTTTAAAACTAATGTATCGACGTTCACACGTGCTCCTTTCTATCACGGGCTTTTAGGAGCAATATTGGCCAATTTGGCAAATCCCTTAAAGAGAATTAAGATGGTTCACTTAGTGGGCGGTGCAGGGCTATTTCACTAATGTAGTTTTTTCAATTATTATATATAGGGAACTAAGCTGGTTTGTCAACTACTCAGCTGTAGCATGCTTTTAGATTCTGTTTAAACTGCTTTTCTGTAAATATAAAGTTAAACCATAGGTAAAACTCATACAATGTCAACTGTTTGGTAACGATATTTGTTATCACTTATGACTTTAGCTGCGAAACAAAAAAATGTGGGTTGATCTTTATCATACTGCGATTGGTGATAGTTTTCCCATGCCCCACTCTTAGTTTGTTCTATGTTGGCAATGGTATTTTGCCATTAGTTGAGTTAACACCTATTACAAACACTGTTTGCTCATTAATTATACTAAATTAGTTAGTCTCTATGCACTATATATTATGTTGTCAACTCTTTTAAAGCCTAATTTCTGTCTGCTATTTTTATTATGTTACTTGGTCCGTTCTCACCAATATTCGGTCCTACAATGACAGCAGTTGTTAAAGTTGAATAGATTAATTTCCATATCATTTTGTAGACCGTTTATTTGCATCCCCCTTCATCTAAGACTTAAATAAACTATAGGAGACATCAGCAACCTTCTGCTATGCCTTTATTTACGTAGCATTCTTATAAGCCTGTGCCAAGTAGATGCACAATTTCTTAATCTATCTTTTAAGTAAAATAATACTTAAATTTGTACCAACTGATGTCTGATTGTTAACCATAGACAAAAGAACTAGAATTGATCTATACAGGAAATTGAGATGGCACCATTTCTCCCTTTTGCTTATGATCATTAATTGTTTCTTTCAGTTCAATCTAAAGTTTGCAGTTGTACTTGTTTACTCTACTTGCAAAAATATGCGGAGTCTAGGATTATTATTTTTCTACTAAATTCACATGATAAATGTCTTATATAAGTTCCTGAATAAGAAGTCTAAAATTTCTATTTTGCCTGTGTGAAGCTCCTATTCATGGCTTTGGTTTCTGGTTTGAGGTGGAGTTCAATGGGCCTGCAGAGTCCTCTCATAATTTTCCTTCCAATTTGGATCCACTTGAGATTATTCAGAAGAAAAGGAGACGATCATCAGAAGATACAGTTTTGTCCACAGCCCCAGAGGATGAGCCAACCCATTGGCAACAGGTTTGATTTGTAATAATGGCTTTTTCCGTTTTCCATCACGAAAGAACTTATTTCAGTTTTCTTGTTCTTTTAGAGTAATAATATTGATCTTGGGTCATCTTCTGCAGACTATTTTGTATTTCCCAGAT
This region includes:
- the LOC136496944 gene encoding probable protein arginine N-methyltransferase 6.1, encoding MLPSHLNGHSALGRPRPRLSAAAAASGDSAAAGVGAAAPLEEHDRIYFQSYSHLGIHEAMIKDRVRTDAYHTAIMRHQKFIEGKVALDVGCGTGILSVFCARAGAKRVYAIEASEIAVQAREIVKANNLTDQVVVIHGRVEDVDLEEKVDVIISEWMGYMLLYESMLPSVLFARDKWLKPGGLILPSHATLFMAPITNPERYEGSVDFWHDVYGINMSALVPLAKKFTSEEPSIETIGGENVISWPAVFKHIDCYNFTAEEFKSITTKYKVSSMMLAPIHGFGFWFEVEFNGPAESSHNFPSNLDPLEIIQKKRRRSSEDTVLSTAPEDEPTHWQQTILYFPDPIEVKQDQIIEGSVTVSQSEENPRFLNIHLECTTGGQTLVKDCAMR